The genomic window TTTTCGTCAAGCTCCGAGAAAGGGAAAATCAACAGGTAGTTGTTGTTGCCCAGGTTTCTGTTCAGCAGTTCGGGGATCAGGCGCATCTGCGGGATATAAGAAGACATTCCCCTTTTGGCCATAAAAATGATCAGGGCTTCATCCTCTTTCAGTTGAGCGGCTGTTTTTTCACCGTCTTTCCAGGAATTCATGATAATAAATTCAGCTTCGATATTTGCTTTCTTGATAATTCTCTGAAGGATATCCAGGATCTTTTCCGAAGCATAAAACACCAGGGTGGCACCGGAATTCCTTGCAATATTCCAGACCCTCAGCAGGGCATGGAAAAATCCGGCTTCCAGATGGGCATTTTCCGGAATCATCACCGCGTATTTTTTTACGGTCGATAAAGGCTGGGCGGCATGATAGACCAGTACATTCACATCTTCATTCTGTAAATATCCGTTGTAAAGGTTGTAGACAAAAGAAGGGGAGAAGCCCTTGTCATCATTAACAGCAATGATCAGGTCTGTAATTTTCTGTTCCTTAATCACGTTGCTTACTCCGTTGATCACATCATTGTCGTACCTTTTCAGCGACTGGATTTTCACATCGGCGGCAGCGGCCGTATCGGTGGCCGTGTGAAGCAGCTTTTCAGCATTCTTTACCGACGATTCGTTTTTATCTTCATTAATGATATTTAAGGCATACAGATGTTCCGTGTTGGAGTGGGCTTTGATCAATATCCCCAGATTGACCATCCGTTCTACGGTTGTTTCATAGTTGAGAGCCAAAAGAATATTCTCTTCCTCATGGCTGTTGCCGGAAACCGTATCTTCATTATCCTGTTCTGCAATTTTCTGGGCACTGGCCATTGATACGAAAGAGGAAATCGTACACGAAATAAGGATCAGCAAGATACTTCCGTTCAGAACGTGTTCGTTTAAGAGCCTGATCGGTTCTCCGGTTTCGGTTTCGGAAAGGATAATGTTATAGCCGACCATCACCGAGGCCAGCGTAGCCGCAGCAGAAGCAGAACTTAATCCGAAAATAAGCTTGCCTTCTTCCTTCGACAGCCGGAAGGTTTTCTGTGTAGCCACTGCCGAAAGATATTTCCCACCGATAGAAGCTACGAGCATGATGCCTGCTACTTCCAGCGTTTCCCAACTTTTAAAAAATACTTTAAAATCAATCAGCATTCCGACACTGATCAGGAAAAAAGGGATGAATATGGCATTTCCTACGAATTCTACGCGGTTCATCAGCGATGAGGTATGCGGGATCAGCCTGTTCAGTGCCAGTCCGGCAAAGAAGGCCCCGATGATGGCTTCCACTCCGGCGAGCTCTGCCAGTAAAGCCGCCAGGTAGATCATCACCAGTACGAAAATATACTGCGAAATTTTATCATTCACTTTTTTGAAAAACCAGCGGCCGATAATCGGGAATACCACCAAGACGATAAGCCCAAATATGACGAATGAAACCGAAAGTTTTACCCAGAATTCGGTACCCACCTCTCCCTGCGACATTCCTACAATCACAGCGAGGACCAAAAGCGCGAGGATATCCGTAATCATGGTTCCTCCGACCGTAATATTCACGGCGGGATTTTTAGCGATTCCCAATTTGCTGACCAAAGGATAGGCAATCAGGGTATGCGATGAAAAGAGACTGGCAAAAAGAATCGAAGTAAGGACGGAGAAATGTAGAATATAATACGCTCCGAAATAACCTAAGACAAAAGGAACCGTAAACGTATAGATTCCGAAAGTCAGGCTCTTCCACTTATTTTTTTTGAAATCGCCCATATCGATCTCCAGCCCTGCCAGGAACATGATGTAAAGCAGCCCGGTAGTTCCGGTAACCACGATGCTGCTGTCCCGGGCCAAGACATTAAAGCCGTTTGGACCGATTACGGCACCGGCAATGATAAGACCCAGCAGATGCGGAACCTTTATCTTGTTTAAAAGCAGCGGTGCGGCAAGGATGATGATTAAAACCAATAGGAATTTCAACACCGGGTCTTCAATCGGAAGACTCAGGTTGTGTATGCTCAGTAAGTTCATTGTTTGCTTATTTGGTGGAACGGACTAATTCTACAGAGAATTTTGCCATACAGTTGTTATCGGCGGTAATGGTTCTCGTGCCTCTCATTTTATTGGCGGAAAAATCATTAAGCAGCACATTCATTTCTACCTTTTTTTTCGAAGTAGAATCGGTTTTAAATTGAAGTTTTACTTCGTTATTTTCAAATTTTCCGGAATAGAGTCTTACCAGATTGTTGTTGTTGATAATCTTGGTTACCAGCTGGATCGAATCGCTGTCGAATTCCCACGTATCAGTACGCTGGTCGCCCACTACATAATCGCTGCAGTTGGATTCCGTACAGATTACTTTTCCCGTCCAGGATCCGGCGATCTGTGCGGGCCAGACGTTAATGGTTACAGAATCTTTCTTGGCAAAAATACTGTCCCGCATTTTTAATAATGACTGGTATTCGGATTCTTTCTGGGCAAATGCCTTTTCTTTTTCCAGCAACTGCTGTTCTCTCGCTGTAAGATCAT from Chryseobacterium sp. SORGH_AS_0447 includes these protein-coding regions:
- a CDS encoding cation:proton antiporter yields the protein MNLLSIHNLSLPIEDPVLKFLLVLIIILAAPLLLNKIKVPHLLGLIIAGAVIGPNGFNVLARDSSIVVTGTTGLLYIMFLAGLEIDMGDFKKNKWKSLTFGIYTFTVPFVLGYFGAYYILHFSVLTSILFASLFSSHTLIAYPLVSKLGIAKNPAVNITVGGTMITDILALLVLAVIVGMSQGEVGTEFWVKLSVSFVIFGLIVLVVFPIIGRWFFKKVNDKISQYIFVLVMIYLAALLAELAGVEAIIGAFFAGLALNRLIPHTSSLMNRVEFVGNAIFIPFFLISVGMLIDFKVFFKSWETLEVAGIMLVASIGGKYLSAVATQKTFRLSKEEGKLIFGLSSASAAATLASVMVGYNIILSETETGEPIRLLNEHVLNGSILLILISCTISSFVSMASAQKIAEQDNEDTVSGNSHEEENILLALNYETTVERMVNLGILIKAHSNTEHLYALNIINEDKNESSVKNAEKLLHTATDTAAAADVKIQSLKRYDNDVINGVSNVIKEQKITDLIIAVNDDKGFSPSFVYNLYNGYLQNEDVNVLVYHAAQPLSTVKKYAVMIPENAHLEAGFFHALLRVWNIARNSGATLVFYASEKILDILQRIIKKANIEAEFIIMNSWKDGEKTAAQLKEDEALIIFMAKRGMSSYIPQMRLIPELLNRNLGNNNYLLIFPFSELDENNPEKRSVGNHGDFMEIGNVIKKIFK